A genome region from Acidobacteriota bacterium includes the following:
- a CDS encoding metallophosphoesterase produces MRRRIFLLLSILPLLLASLGADDFKLPLKSDSVRFAAIGDMGTGDPPQYEVAQRMVKARETFPFDYVIMLGDNIYGGNKPADIERKFTLPYKPLMDAGVKFYASLGNHDNSNERFYKPFNMNGDSYYTYKKGNVRFFALDSNYMDPKQLAWLETQLKDAGKSDWKICYFHHPLYSSARFHGPSKDLRQLLEPLFIKYGVDVVFSGHDHVYERIHPQQGVYYFLEGASGQLRNGDLSRSAITDKGFDSDRSFMLIEVAGDDLYFQAISRTGATVDSGMIRRTKR; encoded by the coding sequence ATGCGCCGTCGCATTTTTCTTCTCCTCAGCATCCTCCCCCTGCTCCTGGCGAGCCTGGGGGCAGACGACTTCAAGCTGCCTCTCAAGTCCGATTCGGTCCGCTTTGCCGCGATCGGAGACATGGGCACGGGCGACCCTCCGCAGTACGAAGTGGCGCAACGAATGGTGAAGGCGCGCGAGACCTTCCCTTTCGATTACGTGATCATGCTGGGCGACAACATCTATGGCGGCAACAAACCGGCCGATATTGAGCGCAAGTTTACGTTGCCCTATAAACCGCTGATGGATGCCGGCGTGAAGTTCTATGCGTCGCTGGGGAACCACGACAACAGCAACGAACGTTTCTACAAACCCTTCAATATGAACGGCGACAGCTACTACACCTACAAGAAGGGCAACGTTCGCTTCTTTGCTTTGGACAGCAATTACATGGACCCGAAACAGCTGGCGTGGCTGGAGACGCAGCTAAAAGATGCCGGCAAGAGCGACTGGAAAATCTGCTACTTCCATCATCCGCTCTATTCGTCGGCGAGATTCCATGGCCCGTCCAAGGACCTACGCCAGCTGCTGGAGCCGCTCTTCATCAAGTATGGCGTGGACGTGGTGTTCTCAGGACACGACCATGTGTATGAGCGGATCCACCCGCAACAGGGGGTCTACTACTTCCTCGAGGGCGCCTCGGGACAGTTGCGTAACGGAGACCTCTCACGCTCCGCCATCACGGACAAAGGATTCGATAGCGACCGCTCCTTCATGCTGATCGAGGTCGCGGGCGATGACCTGTATTTCCAGGCCATCTCGCGCACCGGCGCGACGGTCGACTCCGGCATGATCCGCCGAACCAAGCGGTGA